The Romeriopsis navalis LEGE 11480 genome has a segment encoding these proteins:
- a CDS encoding Uma2 family endonuclease, with the protein VSKDMKLAIQSPRGSRWETARIPDVVVLPAVQWQSMADREAFIPLNEPSPLLVVEVVSPSTITIDYRAKHSEYSVLDIPEYWIVDPMEEKITICTLSGGAYTDVVFTGTQMITSPTFSGLKLTATNILSAQR; encoded by the coding sequence GGGTATCGAAGGATATGAAACTGGCAATTCAATCCCCAAGGGGAAGCCGCTGGGAAACCGCTAGAATCCCAGATGTCGTTGTACTTCCTGCGGTGCAATGGCAATCGATGGCCGATCGTGAAGCCTTTATTCCGCTGAATGAACCATCACCTTTACTTGTGGTCGAAGTCGTTAGTCCTTCGACAATCACAATCGACTATCGCGCAAAACATAGCGAGTATTCGGTTTTAGATATTCCAGAGTATTGGATTGTGGACCCAATGGAGGAGAAAATCACGATCTGCACTTTGAGCGGCGGCGCATACACCGATGTAGTTTTCACTGGAACCCAGATGATAACCTCTCCCACCTTTTCAGGGTTGAAGCTAACCGCAACAAATATCTTAAGTGCGCAACGGTAA